Proteins co-encoded in one Arachis hypogaea cultivar Tifrunner chromosome 11, arahy.Tifrunner.gnm2.J5K5, whole genome shotgun sequence genomic window:
- the LOC112720766 gene encoding LOW QUALITY PROTEIN: putative glycerol-3-phosphate transporter 4 (The sequence of the model RefSeq protein was modified relative to this genomic sequence to represent the inferred CDS: inserted 2 bases in 1 codon) gives MSLPSEAMRGTPPGILLLRALRGKDWNLRTYRYMVLLITFMAYACYHATRKPTGIVKSVLCPDPHKHATEAQGWSPFNGPEGPSRLGEIDVAFLACYSLGMYVAGHLGDTLDLRLFLTTGMMGSGIFVALFGMGFFWNVHEFWFYLSMQMVAGLFQATGWPSVVAVIGNWFGKRKRGLIMGIWNAHTSVGNISGSLLAASVLDHGWGWSFMVPGALIVFGGIVVYLFLAAYPEDVGFATIHSVGSDVMPESLVPVDDEEAPEGKCAQRQGSMCRRSIGLAEACMIPGVIPFALCLFFAKLVAYTFLYWLPFYLTQTEIGGEYLSVKAAGNISTMFDLGGIFGGILAGYLSDKLDARAITAASFMYAAIPSMLLYRCYGSVSMTINIALMALTGLLVNGPYALITTAVSADLGTQXSLRGDSRALATVTAIIDGTGSVGAALGPLLTGFISTRGWNEVFLMLTIGAFIAGILLTRLVIAEIAEKSGQNLYREQQNSGAQPLLQEQR, from the exons atgTCTCTGCCTTCAGAAGCAATGAGGGGAACTCCCCCGGGAATTCTCCTATTAAGAGCCCTAAGAGGAAAAGATTGGAACCTCCGAACATACCGTTATATGGTTCTGTTAATAACTTTCATGGCCTACGCATGCTACCATGCGACAAGAAAGCCCACGGGCATAGTCAAGAGCGTCCTCTGCCCGGACCCACACAAGCACGCCACCGAGGCCCAAGGCTGGAGCCCATTCAACGGCCCTGAAGGCCCGTCTCGGCTCGGCGAGATTGACGTTGCCTTCCTCGCATGCTACTCCCTTGGCATGTACGTCGCCGGCCACCTCGGCGATACCCTAGACCTTCGTTTGTTTCTCACTACCGGCATGATGGGAAGTGGAATCTTCGTTGCGCTTTTCGGAATGGGATTCTTCTGGAACGTTCATGAATTTTGGTTCTACTTATCGATGCAGATGGTGGCAGGGTTGTTCCAAGCCACAGGTTGGCCTTCTGTTGTAGCAGTTATTGGAAACTGGTTTGGGAAGAGGAAGAGGGGGTTGATAATGGGGATTTGGAACGCGCACACATCGGTTGGGAACATTAGTGGTTCACTTCTTGCGGCCAGTGTTCTGGACCATGGTTGGGGCTGGTCTTTCATGGTCCCCGGTGCTCTGATTGTGTTTGGAGGGATTGTTGTGTACTTGTTTCTTGCTGCGTACCCGGAGGACGTTGGATTTGCGACGATTCACAGCGTTGGATCGGATGTTATGCCGGAATCTTTGGTTCCTGTAGACGATGAAGAGGCTCCTGAGGGGAAATGTGCTCAGAGGCAGGGTTCCATGTGTAGGAGGAGCATTGGGCTTGCTGAGGCTTGTATGATACCCGGTGTCATTCCATTTGCGCTCTGTCTTTTCTTTGCCAAGCTTGTCGCCTATACTTTCTTATATTGGTTGCCATTTTACTTGACTCAAACAG AAATTGGAGGGGAGTACCTCTCGGTAAAAGCTGCCGGGAACATTTCCACCATGTTCGATTTAGGAGGCATTTTTGGGGGTATTCTTGCTGGTTACCTGTCGGATAAACTAGATGCCCGTGCTATTACTGCAGCAAGCTTTATGTATGCAGCAATTCCTTCGATGCTTTTGTACCGATGTTATGGAAGTGTTTCAATGACAATCAACATTGCCCTTATGGCGTTAACTGGTTTACTTGTAAATGGTCCTTATGCACTTATCACCACTGCTGTCTCTGCGGACCTGGGGACACA TTCTCTTAGAGGAGATTCTCGAGCTCTTGCTACTGTCACTGCTATAATAGATGGTACAGGATCGGTTGGTGCAGCGCTTGGTCCCCTTCTTACTGGCTTCATTTCAACAAGGGGATGGAATGAAGTTTTCCTTATGCTAACCATTGGTGCTTTTATTGCTGGAATTCTTCTTACACGTTTGGTCATAGCTGAAATTGCAGAGAAGTCTGGCCAAAATTTATACAGGGAACAGCAAAATTCTGGAG CTCAACCACTTCTACAGGAGCAAAGGTGA